The following coding sequences lie in one Mesorhizobium sp. NZP2298 genomic window:
- a CDS encoding ABC transporter permease: protein MRGAPERPTGEGVNIRFDKLGVVIAAIAAYAAFLAPFATFRANRIVPGQARSILEALPATAGALLLAVVVVAALIALFRTPLVLRLAAGVVALAALALLVGVAGTFLTPAGNTFARVSPASGFWILIFAFTLLLADVLTRLNLSPSARVGVLVAAAVAIGLLLVSGAWNDLSILKEYANRADSFWAEGSKHVTLALGSLAAAVIVGLPLGILCHRVEKLRAGVLNVLNIIQTIPSIALFGLLIAPLGWVAEHVPGAAALGIRGIGTAPAFVALFLYSLLPVVANTVVGLAGVPRAANDAARGMGMTDRQRLFGVEFPLAFPVILTGIRIVLVQNIGLATIAALIGGGGFGVFVFQGVGQTAMDLVLLGAVPTVALAFAAAIILDAVIEMTATRRRVETA, encoded by the coding sequence ATGCGTGGCGCGCCGGAACGACCGACGGGGGAGGGCGTGAATATCCGTTTCGACAAGCTCGGCGTGGTCATCGCCGCGATCGCCGCCTATGCGGCGTTCCTCGCCCCCTTCGCCACGTTCCGCGCCAACCGGATCGTTCCGGGCCAGGCGCGTTCGATTCTCGAGGCGCTGCCGGCAACCGCCGGGGCATTGCTTTTGGCTGTCGTGGTCGTCGCCGCGCTCATAGCACTTTTCAGGACACCGCTTGTGCTGCGCCTTGCCGCCGGCGTGGTCGCGCTTGCCGCGCTCGCGCTGCTCGTCGGCGTTGCCGGCACGTTCTTGACGCCGGCCGGCAACACCTTTGCCAGAGTGTCTCCGGCCTCCGGTTTCTGGATTCTCATCTTTGCCTTCACGCTCTTGCTGGCCGACGTGCTGACGCGCCTGAATTTGTCGCCCTCGGCACGTGTCGGTGTGCTGGTCGCCGCCGCTGTAGCGATCGGCCTGCTTCTGGTGTCGGGGGCCTGGAACGACCTTTCCATCCTCAAGGAATATGCCAACCGTGCCGACAGTTTCTGGGCCGAGGGCTCCAAGCACGTGACGCTGGCGCTTGGCTCGCTGGCCGCGGCAGTGATCGTCGGCCTGCCGCTCGGCATCCTTTGCCACCGTGTCGAAAAGCTGCGTGCCGGCGTGCTCAACGTGCTCAACATCATCCAGACCATTCCTTCGATCGCGCTGTTTGGCCTGCTGATCGCGCCGCTCGGCTGGGTCGCCGAGCATGTGCCGGGAGCTGCCGCGCTCGGCATTCGCGGCATCGGCACCGCACCTGCCTTCGTCGCCCTGTTCCTCTATTCGCTGCTGCCGGTGGTGGCCAACACGGTTGTCGGTCTCGCCGGCGTGCCGCGTGCCGCCAACGACGCCGCGCGCGGCATGGGCATGACGGACCGCCAGCGCCTGTTCGGCGTCGAATTTCCGCTGGCCTTTCCGGTGATCCTCACCGGCATCCGCATCGTGCTGGTGCAGAATATCGGCCTTGCCACCATCGCCGCGCTTATCGGTGGCGGCGGATTCGGTGTGTTCGTCTTCCAGGGCGTTGGCCAGACAGCGATGGACCTGGTGCTGCTTGGCGCGGTGCCGACGGTCGCGCTCGCCTTCGCCGCGGCCATCATCCTCGATGCGGTGATCGAAATGACCGCCACCAGGCGCAGGGTTGAAACGGCATGA
- the osmF gene encoding glycine betaine ABC transporter substrate-binding protein OsmF — translation MFSTKALAGAALALGITAASASAQVVVSSKIDTEGGVLGNIIQLVLNANNIKTTDRIQLGGTPVVRKAITAGEIDIYPEYTGNAAFFFEKADDPVWKDAAKAYETAKKLDYDANKIVWLSPAPANNTWAIALRKEVTDENKLVTLSDFGKYVAGGGKVVLAASSEFVNSAAALPAFQTTYGFTLKPDQLITLSGGDTAATIAAAANQTSGANAAMVYGTDGGIAPSGLVVLEDDKGVQPVYQPAPIIRESVLKEHPEIETLLKPVFAKLDLVTLQELNGRVQVGGEPVKGVAEDFLKKNGFLK, via the coding sequence ATGTTTTCAACCAAGGCTCTGGCTGGCGCGGCGCTCGCGCTCGGCATCACGGCAGCTTCCGCCAGTGCCCAGGTGGTCGTCTCCTCGAAGATCGACACCGAGGGCGGCGTGCTCGGCAACATCATCCAGCTCGTTCTCAACGCCAACAACATCAAGACTACGGACCGCATCCAGCTGGGCGGCACGCCGGTGGTGCGCAAGGCGATCACCGCCGGCGAGATCGATATCTACCCCGAATACACCGGAAACGCCGCCTTCTTCTTCGAAAAGGCCGATGACCCGGTCTGGAAGGATGCCGCCAAGGCCTATGAGACGGCCAAGAAGCTCGACTATGACGCTAACAAGATCGTCTGGCTGTCGCCGGCGCCTGCCAACAACACATGGGCGATCGCGCTACGCAAGGAAGTGACGGACGAGAACAAGCTCGTCACCCTGTCGGACTTCGGCAAATACGTCGCCGGCGGCGGCAAGGTGGTGCTGGCGGCTTCCTCCGAGTTCGTCAATTCGGCTGCGGCCCTTCCGGCCTTCCAGACCACCTACGGCTTCACGCTGAAGCCGGACCAACTGATCACGCTCTCGGGCGGCGACACGGCGGCGACCATCGCCGCGGCAGCGAACCAGACCAGCGGCGCCAACGCTGCCATGGTCTATGGCACCGACGGCGGCATCGCGCCGTCCGGCCTGGTCGTGCTCGAGGACGACAAGGGCGTGCAGCCTGTCTACCAACCGGCCCCGATCATCCGCGAATCCGTGCTCAAGGAACATCCCGAGATCGAGACGCTGCTGAAGCCGGTCTTCGCCAAGCTCGATCTCGTCACGCTGCAGGAACTGAACGGCCGCGTGCAGGTCGGCGGTGAGCCGGTCAAGGGCGTCGCCGAGGACTTCCTGAAGAAGAACGGCTTTCTGAAGTAG
- a CDS encoding MFS transporter: protein MTAINVEVGKDARHTALILAASQAIIGSAAPIAISMGALAGQYLLGADKSLATAPITGFNLGVALGALPAAAIIRRLGQRGGFMTGTVVTALGGLIATLALFHGSFWLFAFALLVIGIGGAFVQQFRFAAADNAPPEFKARAISFVLAGGIVTAILGPQIVIFTRELFAPVMFAGSFAAILPLAAVGAVILSFLRLPAKAASRVDVAAGDARPLAEIVTRPRFVAALFCAVGCYALMSFVMTGAPLAMVGCGLSENDATLGISWHVMAMFAPSFFTGSLIHRFGAERIVATGLLLLIGCAAVALSGLALWQFWTSLILLGLGWNFGFIGATAMVAASYRPSEKGKVQGFHDFALFGSVACASLLSGMVYNAWGWEMLNWMIFPVTVLCFLALGTLKLTGPRKSDA from the coding sequence GTGACAGCCATCAACGTCGAGGTGGGCAAGGACGCGCGGCACACCGCTTTGATCCTCGCCGCCTCGCAGGCGATTATCGGCTCGGCGGCACCCATAGCCATCTCCATGGGCGCACTGGCCGGGCAATATCTGCTCGGCGCCGACAAGTCGCTGGCGACGGCGCCGATCACTGGCTTCAACCTTGGCGTGGCGCTCGGCGCTTTGCCGGCCGCGGCCATCATCCGCCGGCTGGGCCAGCGCGGCGGCTTCATGACCGGAACCGTCGTCACCGCGCTTGGCGGCCTGATCGCCACTCTGGCGCTTTTCCACGGCAGTTTCTGGCTGTTCGCGTTTGCGCTGCTCGTGATCGGCATTGGCGGTGCCTTCGTCCAGCAGTTCCGCTTCGCCGCCGCTGACAACGCGCCGCCGGAGTTCAAGGCGCGCGCCATCTCTTTCGTGCTGGCCGGCGGCATCGTCACCGCCATCCTTGGGCCGCAGATCGTCATCTTCACCCGTGAACTGTTCGCGCCGGTGATGTTTGCCGGGTCGTTCGCCGCTATCCTGCCGCTTGCCGCGGTTGGAGCCGTTATCCTGTCGTTTCTGCGCTTGCCGGCAAAGGCCGCTAGCAGGGTTGATGTTGCCGCCGGCGATGCCAGACCCCTGGCCGAAATCGTCACCAGGCCGCGCTTCGTCGCCGCACTGTTCTGCGCCGTCGGCTGCTATGCGCTGATGAGCTTCGTCATGACCGGCGCGCCGCTGGCCATGGTCGGCTGCGGCCTGTCGGAGAATGATGCGACGCTGGGCATTTCCTGGCACGTCATGGCGATGTTCGCGCCGAGCTTCTTCACCGGCTCGCTGATCCATCGGTTTGGCGCCGAGCGGATCGTCGCCACTGGCTTGCTGCTACTGATTGGCTGCGCAGCAGTAGCCTTGTCGGGCCTGGCGCTGTGGCAATTCTGGACGTCGCTTATCCTGCTCGGTCTCGGATGGAATTTCGGCTTCATCGGCGCCACCGCCATGGTCGCTGCCAGCTACCGGCCGTCGGAAAAGGGCAAGGTGCAGGGTTTTCACGACTTCGCCCTGTTCGGCTCAGTCGCCTGCGCGTCGCTGCTGTCGGGCATGGTCTACAATGCCTGGGGCTGGGAGATGCTGAATTGGATGATCTTTCCGGTCACCGTTCTGTGCTTTTTGGCACTTGGTACGTTGAAGCTGACGGGCCCGCGCAAATCCGACGCCTGA
- the nusB gene encoding transcription antitermination factor NusB: MSEPDSPGQPAIRHANKRGAARLAAVQALYQMDVAGSGVFEITAEYEAFRLGKEVDGALYREADAQWFRAILTGVVENQKTIDPVIRQALTDDWPLSRLDSTLRAIMRAGVYELMKREDVPVAVIVSEYVDIAKAFYEEDEPKLVNAVLDRVSRRVRGEGRGKDAS, translated from the coding sequence GTGAGCGAACCCGATTCGCCCGGACAGCCCGCGATACGCCACGCCAACAAGCGCGGTGCTGCCCGTCTGGCTGCCGTCCAGGCGCTCTATCAGATGGATGTCGCCGGCAGCGGTGTCTTCGAGATCACCGCCGAATACGAGGCGTTCCGGCTTGGCAAGGAAGTCGACGGCGCGCTTTATCGCGAGGCGGATGCGCAATGGTTCCGCGCCATCCTGACCGGCGTCGTCGAGAACCAGAAGACCATCGATCCGGTCATCCGCCAGGCGCTTACCGATGATTGGCCGCTGTCTCGGCTCGATTCGACGCTGCGCGCCATTATGCGCGCCGGCGTCTATGAATTGATGAAGCGCGAAGACGTGCCGGTGGCGGTCATCGTTTCGGAATATGTCGACATCGCCAAGGCTTTTTACGAGGAAGACGAGCCGAAGCTGGTCAATGCCGTGCTCGACCGCGTGTCACGCCGGGTGCGCGGCGAGGGGCGCGGCAAGGACGCATCGTGA
- the ribH gene encoding 6,7-dimethyl-8-ribityllumazine synthase yields MAGTSQHGKAFIRPKTKAHLLIVEARFHDDLADALLEGATSALDEAGATYDVITVPGSLEIPAVITFALDGAAEGGTNYDGFVALGTVIRGDTYHFDIVANESSRALMDLSVQDSVCIGNGILTTENDAQAWTRAKRSEGDKGGFAARAALTMIALKERMGARS; encoded by the coding sequence ATGGCAGGCACATCCCAACACGGCAAAGCCTTCATTCGTCCGAAGACGAAGGCGCATCTGCTGATTGTCGAAGCGCGCTTCCACGACGACCTTGCCGACGCGCTGCTCGAAGGCGCGACAAGCGCGCTCGATGAAGCGGGCGCGACCTACGACGTCATCACCGTTCCAGGTTCGCTCGAGATTCCCGCGGTCATTACCTTCGCGCTGGACGGCGCGGCTGAAGGCGGCACGAATTACGACGGCTTCGTTGCGCTCGGCACCGTCATTCGCGGCGACACCTATCATTTCGACATAGTCGCCAATGAATCCAGCCGCGCGCTGATGGACCTTTCCGTGCAGGACTCGGTCTGCATCGGCAACGGCATCCTGACCACCGAGAACGACGCGCAGGCGTGGACGCGGGCCAAGCGCTCGGAGGGTGACAAGGGCGGATTTGCCGCGCGTGCGGCGTTGACCATGATCGCCCTCAAGGAACGAATGGGAGCGCGATCGTGA
- a CDS encoding riboflavin synthase, whose amino-acid sequence MFTGIVTDIGTVAAVKPLSEGVGLRIDTAYDPETIAIGASISCGGVCLTVTALPEHGSNARWFEVEAWEEALRLTTASGWKSGTKVNLERALKIGDELGGHIVSGHVDGTAEIVERKDEGDAVRFTLEAPRHLARFIAPKGSVALDGTSLTVNKVEGTRFDVLLIHHSLTVTTWGERKVGDRVNLEIDTMARYAARLAEAAKEGL is encoded by the coding sequence ATGTTCACCGGAATTGTCACCGATATCGGCACCGTTGCGGCCGTCAAGCCGCTCAGCGAAGGCGTCGGCCTGCGCATCGATACCGCCTATGATCCCGAGACCATCGCCATAGGCGCCTCGATCTCCTGCGGCGGCGTCTGCCTGACGGTCACGGCTTTGCCCGAACATGGCTCGAACGCGCGCTGGTTCGAGGTCGAAGCCTGGGAAGAGGCCTTGCGGCTGACCACGGCCTCGGGCTGGAAATCCGGCACCAAGGTCAATCTCGAGCGGGCGCTGAAGATCGGCGACGAACTCGGCGGCCACATCGTGTCGGGCCATGTCGACGGCACTGCCGAGATTGTCGAGCGCAAGGACGAGGGCGACGCGGTGCGCTTCACGCTGGAGGCGCCGCGCCATCTGGCGAGATTCATCGCGCCGAAGGGCTCCGTCGCGCTCGACGGCACCTCGCTCACCGTCAACAAGGTGGAGGGTACCCGCTTCGACGTGCTGCTGATCCATCATTCGCTGACCGTCACCACCTGGGGCGAGCGCAAGGTCGGCGACCGCGTCAATCTCGAGATCGACACCATGGCCCGCTACGCCGCGCGGCTGGCGGAGGCGGCGAAAGAGGGGCTCTAG
- the ribD gene encoding bifunctional diaminohydroxyphosphoribosylaminopyrimidine deaminase/5-amino-6-(5-phosphoribosylamino)uracil reductase RibD, with the protein MAAPQLSEAEQAALDRRFMAAALRLSRRNAGRTSTNPSVGTIIVRDGGAGPMIVGTGVTAVGGRPHAETEALAEAGELARGATAYVTLEPCAHHGRTPPCANALVNAGIARVVGAASDPDPRVSGKGYAILRAAGVEVVEKVLATEAAEQMAGYLIRSLRKRPEVTLKLALSSDGKIGRKGAGQVAITGEIARRDVYLMRAESDAILIGIGTALEDDPALTVRLPGLENRSPARIILDRQIRLPEASKLVSGVDRVPLYVAACLEADPHRRAALERAGVRFIGTETHDGVVALPELLEDLAALGMASVLVEGGAQVAKAFLDEGLVDRIVLFQGPEAIGEDGIASPVDADHIPAGFRKLREMRFGEDSYAEWVRDI; encoded by the coding sequence ATGGCAGCACCGCAACTGAGCGAGGCCGAACAAGCGGCCCTTGATCGCCGTTTCATGGCCGCGGCTCTGCGGCTTTCACGCAGGAATGCGGGCAGGACCTCGACCAATCCTTCGGTCGGCACGATCATCGTGCGCGATGGCGGCGCGGGGCCGATGATAGTCGGCACCGGTGTCACCGCCGTCGGTGGCCGTCCGCATGCCGAGACCGAGGCGCTGGCCGAGGCCGGCGAACTCGCGCGTGGCGCCACGGCTTACGTCACTTTGGAACCCTGCGCCCACCACGGCCGCACGCCACCGTGCGCGAACGCGCTGGTCAATGCCGGCATTGCGCGCGTCGTCGGTGCTGCCAGCGATCCCGATCCGCGCGTCTCCGGCAAGGGCTATGCCATTCTGCGCGCCGCCGGTGTCGAGGTGGTGGAGAAGGTGCTGGCCACGGAAGCAGCCGAACAGATGGCGGGCTATTTGATTCGATCTCTGCGAAAACGCCCGGAAGTGACGCTGAAGCTTGCGCTTTCGAGCGACGGCAAGATCGGCAGGAAAGGCGCTGGCCAGGTTGCGATCACCGGCGAGATCGCGCGTCGCGACGTCTATCTGATGCGCGCGGAGTCGGACGCCATCCTGATCGGCATCGGCACGGCACTGGAAGACGATCCGGCGCTGACCGTGCGCCTGCCGGGTTTGGAAAACCGTTCGCCAGCGCGCATCATCCTCGATCGTCAGATCCGGCTCCCGGAAGCCTCGAAGCTGGTTTCCGGTGTCGACCGGGTGCCGCTCTATGTCGCTGCCTGTCTTGAGGCTGATCCGCACCGTCGCGCTGCGCTTGAACGCGCCGGCGTGCGCTTCATCGGCACCGAAACCCATGACGGCGTCGTCGCCTTGCCGGAACTGCTCGAAGACCTGGCGGCGCTCGGCATGGCAAGCGTGCTGGTCGAAGGCGGCGCCCAGGTCGCCAAGGCATTCCTGGACGAGGGCCTGGTCGACCGCATCGTGTTGTTCCAGGGACCGGAGGCGATTGGCGAGGATGGCATTGCATCGCCGGTCGATGCCGACCATATCCCGGCTGGCTTTCGCAAGCTGCGCGAGATGCGCTTCGGCGAAGACAGCTACGCCGAATGGGTAAGAGACATTTAG
- the nrdR gene encoding transcriptional regulator NrdR, with product MRCPYCQSEDTQVKDSRPAEDGAAIRRRRVCPDCGGRFTTFERVQLRDLVVVKKSGRKVPFDRDKLLRSVEIAVRKRNVDPERIDRAVTGIVRQLESSGETEVASGEIGRLVMEALKSLDDVAYVRFASVYRNFREAKDFHELLGELKGDEDKTEEDAG from the coding sequence ATGCGCTGTCCTTATTGTCAGTCCGAAGATACGCAGGTGAAGGATTCGCGCCCCGCCGAGGACGGCGCGGCGATCCGCAGGCGGCGTGTCTGCCCCGATTGCGGCGGACGTTTCACCACATTCGAGCGCGTGCAGTTGCGCGATCTGGTCGTGGTCAAGAAGTCAGGCCGGAAAGTGCCGTTCGACCGCGACAAGCTGCTGCGCTCGGTCGAGATCGCGGTACGCAAACGCAATGTCGATCCCGAGCGCATCGACCGCGCGGTGACCGGTATCGTGCGCCAGCTCGAAAGCTCCGGCGAGACGGAAGTGGCTTCCGGCGAGATCGGCCGGCTGGTCATGGAGGCGTTGAAATCGCTCGACGACGTTGCCTATGTGCGTTTTGCCTCTGTCTACCGCAATTTCCGCGAGGCCAAGGATTTCCACGAGTTGCTGGGCGAGCTGAAGGGCGACGAAGACAAGACTGAAGAGGACGCCGGCTGA
- the glyA gene encoding serine hydroxymethyltransferase, whose translation MATAAAASNKFESFFETTLEDADPEIFGAIRNELGRQRHEIELIASENIVSRAVLEAQGSIMTNKYAEGYPGKRYYGGCQFVDVAEELAIERAKKLFGCNFANVQPNSGSQMNQAVFLALLQPGDTFMGLDLNSGGHLTHGSPVNMSGKWFKVVSYGVRKDDHLLDMDAIEKTAHETKPKLILAGGTAYSRIWDWKRFREIADAVGAYLMVDMAHIAGLVAGGVHPSPLPHAHVVTTTTHKSLRGPRGGMILCNDEDIAKKMNSAVFPGLQGGPLMHVIAAKAVAFGEALKPSFKVYAESVAANAKALASSLKETGLDIVSGGTDNHLMLVDLRPKNATGKRAEAALGRANITCNKNGIPFDPEKPFVTSGVRLGTPAGTTRGFGQAEFREIGKLIAEVLDGLKVANSDEGNAAVEAAVKAKVVALTDRFPLYPYLG comes from the coding sequence ATGGCAACAGCAGCGGCAGCGTCGAACAAATTCGAATCCTTCTTCGAAACCACGCTGGAAGACGCCGATCCGGAGATTTTCGGCGCCATCCGCAACGAACTCGGTCGCCAGCGCCACGAGATCGAGCTGATCGCTTCGGAAAACATCGTCTCGCGCGCGGTGCTCGAGGCGCAAGGGTCGATCATGACCAACAAATATGCCGAAGGCTATCCGGGCAAGCGCTATTACGGCGGCTGCCAGTTCGTTGACGTGGCCGAGGAACTGGCCATCGAGCGGGCGAAGAAGCTGTTCGGATGCAATTTCGCCAACGTCCAGCCGAATTCCGGCAGCCAGATGAACCAGGCGGTGTTCCTGGCGCTGCTGCAGCCCGGCGACACCTTTATGGGCCTTGATCTCAATTCCGGTGGCCATCTTACCCATGGCTCGCCTGTGAACATGAGCGGCAAATGGTTCAAGGTCGTCTCCTATGGCGTGCGCAAGGACGACCATCTGCTCGACATGGACGCGATCGAGAAGACCGCGCATGAGACCAAGCCGAAGCTGATCCTGGCCGGCGGCACCGCCTATTCGCGCATCTGGGACTGGAAGCGTTTCCGCGAGATCGCTGACGCGGTCGGCGCCTATCTGATGGTCGACATGGCGCACATTGCCGGCCTCGTGGCCGGCGGCGTGCACCCGTCGCCGCTGCCGCACGCGCATGTGGTGACGACCACCACGCACAAGTCGCTGCGGGGCCCGCGCGGCGGCATGATCCTGTGCAATGACGAGGACATTGCCAAGAAGATGAACTCGGCGGTGTTCCCCGGCCTGCAGGGCGGCCCGCTGATGCATGTCATCGCCGCAAAGGCGGTGGCCTTTGGCGAGGCGCTGAAGCCGAGCTTCAAGGTCTATGCCGAGAGCGTGGCCGCCAATGCCAAGGCGCTGGCTTCGAGCCTCAAGGAGACCGGTCTCGACATCGTTTCCGGTGGCACCGACAACCATCTGATGCTGGTCGATTTGCGCCCCAAGAACGCCACCGGCAAGCGCGCCGAGGCAGCTCTTGGCCGTGCCAACATCACCTGCAACAAGAATGGCATTCCCTTCGATCCGGAAAAGCCCTTCGTCACCTCCGGCGTTCGCCTCGGCACCCCGGCCGGCACAACGCGCGGCTTCGGCCAAGCCGAATTCCGCGAGATCGGCAAGCTGATCGCTGAAGTGCTGGATGGTCTCAAGGTCGCCAATTCCGACGAGGGCAATGCCGCGGTCGAGGCGGCGGTCAAGGCAAAGGTCGTGGCGCTGACCGATCGTTTCCCGCTCTATCCTTATCTCGGTTGA
- a CDS encoding Na+/H+ antiporter, whose protein sequence is MQAAIFVLVVLVFVAVSGALVRLVRVPLPILQIAMGAALAWPVRGIHIEIDPELFLLVFIPPLLFSDAFGAPKRELMALRGPILDLAIGLVFFTIVGFGYALHWLVPSIPLVVAFALAAVLSPTDAVAVSSIVDRSVVPARLMHILEGESLLNDASGLVMFRFAVAAALTGSFSFAEASLSFVYAVAVGILAGVAALFVAAKALQLLNRIGGVPAEAQVLITILLPFVAYLGAEHFEASGILAAVTAGLLTGSTGIFRFLGVSARMQTISLWTTFSFVFNGALFIVLGLQLPEIIRKVPPELAGNYPLIQPVLTVMALTLCLIALRFVWIWIGDIMAGLAARLGKRKAEPFGLRVRLAGSVAGVRGAITLAGILSLPLALQDGSPFPARDLVIFLAAGVIICSLAIAGLALPVIARGLVEPGEDAGAAEERMARVGAAKAAIAHLESIAQTDEEEGDVPGVRLAAANGIVASYRRRIAAADEADEARAEMREAGRLEIDLRLAGIAAERDALRAMLRRGVINDHTARALLTEITLTEALLDGRQSRK, encoded by the coding sequence ATGCAAGCCGCCATCTTTGTCCTCGTCGTACTCGTTTTCGTCGCCGTTTCCGGCGCGCTGGTGCGGCTGGTGCGGGTGCCGCTGCCGATCCTGCAGATTGCGATGGGCGCCGCGCTCGCATGGCCGGTGCGCGGCATCCATATCGAGATCGATCCGGAACTGTTCCTGCTGGTGTTCATTCCACCGCTGCTGTTCAGTGACGCTTTTGGCGCGCCCAAACGCGAGCTGATGGCATTGCGCGGACCCATCCTCGACCTTGCCATCGGCCTCGTCTTCTTCACCATTGTCGGCTTCGGCTATGCCTTGCACTGGCTTGTGCCGAGCATTCCGCTGGTCGTTGCCTTCGCGCTCGCGGCAGTCCTGTCGCCCACCGATGCGGTGGCCGTCTCCTCGATCGTCGACAGGAGCGTGGTCCCGGCGCGGCTGATGCACATTCTCGAAGGCGAGTCTCTGCTCAACGATGCGTCGGGCCTGGTCATGTTCCGCTTTGCCGTCGCGGCGGCATTGACCGGCAGTTTTTCCTTCGCCGAGGCGTCGCTGAGTTTCGTCTACGCCGTGGCGGTCGGCATCCTGGCTGGCGTGGCGGCATTGTTCGTCGCCGCCAAGGCGCTGCAACTCTTGAACCGCATCGGCGGTGTGCCGGCCGAGGCGCAGGTGCTGATAACTATCCTGCTTCCCTTCGTCGCCTATCTCGGCGCCGAGCACTTCGAGGCTTCGGGTATCCTGGCCGCGGTGACCGCTGGTCTGTTGACGGGGAGCACCGGCATATTCCGTTTCCTTGGAGTCTCGGCGCGCATGCAGACGATCTCGCTCTGGACGACATTTTCCTTCGTCTTCAACGGCGCGCTGTTCATCGTGCTCGGCCTGCAGCTTCCCGAAATCATCCGCAAGGTGCCACCGGAACTAGCCGGCAACTATCCACTCATTCAGCCGGTGCTGACCGTGATGGCGCTGACCTTGTGCCTGATCGCGCTCCGTTTCGTCTGGATCTGGATTGGCGACATCATGGCGGGGCTTGCGGCTCGGCTTGGCAAACGCAAGGCCGAGCCATTCGGCCTACGCGTGCGGCTCGCCGGGTCGGTGGCCGGCGTGCGTGGCGCCATTACGCTGGCCGGCATATTGTCGCTGCCGCTGGCCCTGCAGGACGGCTCGCCGTTTCCCGCGCGGGACCTTGTCATCTTTCTCGCCGCCGGCGTCATCATCTGCTCCCTGGCGATCGCCGGCCTGGCCTTGCCCGTCATCGCGCGCGGACTGGTCGAGCCCGGTGAAGACGCAGGCGCCGCCGAGGAACGCATGGCGCGTGTCGGCGCGGCGAAGGCCGCGATCGCCCACCTTGAAAGCATCGCGCAGACCGATGAAGAGGAGGGCGATGTGCCGGGCGTCAGGCTCGCCGCCGCCAACGGGATTGTCGCTTCCTACCGGCGGCGCATCGCGGCGGCCGACGAGGCCGATGAAGCGCGCGCCGAGATGCGCGAGGCAGGGAGGCTGGAGATCGATCTGAGGCTCGCCGGCATCGCCGCCGAGCGCGACGCCTTGCGCGCCATGCTTCGCCGTGGCGTGATCAACGATCACACCGCGCGGGCGTTGCTCACCGAGATCACGCTTACCGAAGCTCTTCTGGACGGCAGGCAGTCACGAAAATAG